The genomic window TGTGGCTGGCAGGGACATAATAAAATTATACCCTGACCGCGTTGCAATGCAGGATGCAACCGCACAGATGGCCATGCTCCAGTTTATCCAGGCACAGAGAAATAAGAGCCAGGTGGAGGCCACCATACACTGTGACCACCTGATAACCGCAGAAAATGGAAATGACCCTGACCTTGAGAAGGCGGCAGACACAAACAGAGAGGTGTATGATTTTCTCGCTACCGCGGCCCTCAGATACGGCATAGGGTTCTGGGGCCCGGGTTCAGGTATCATACACCAGGTATTGCTTGAAAATTATGCAAAGCCGGGACTCTTGATGATCGGTACAGATTCCCATACCCCGAATGCAGGGGGGCTTGGGGCGCTTGCCATTGGCGTTGGGGGGGCAGATGCAGCAGAGGTTATGGCAGGGCTTCCATGGGAAACTACATTCCCATATATTATAGGTGTAAGGCTTAAGGGAAGGCTCAAGGAGTGGGCCACTGCAAAGGATGTAATACTGGAGATGTTAAAGAGGCTTACAGTAAAGGGGGGGACAGGCTGTATATTTGAGTATTTTGGCGAGGGGGCCCAAAATCTATCAGTGACCCAGAAGGCTACCATCACCAATATGGGCGCAGAGCTGGGCGCGACCTCATCGTTATTTGTATATGATGATACAATGAATGCATATTTACAGAATGTAGGGCGTTATGGAGATGCAGAACAGACAAGGGAATTTTCTGATATCTTGAAACAGGATGATGTCTGCCTGAGAGAGCCGGAAAGGGTCTTTCATGATATTATCGATATAGACCTTGATAAGATAAGGCCCGCCCATTCCGGCCCATATACCCCTGACCGGATCACAGCAGTCTCTGATTTTAAAGAGCTGGTATCATCTGAGAAGTGGCCTGAACAGGTCTCTGCGGTTCTTATAGGTTCATGTACCAATTCATCATATTCTGATCTTTATGCAGTTGCGGAGATACTGCGCCAGGCAGATGAAAAGGGGCTAAAAGTTAAAGTGCCTTTTCTCTTAAGCCCCGGCTCATTAAGGATTTATGAAACCATAAAAAGAGACGGCATACTTGATACCCTTACCCGTGCCGGTGCAGAGATACAGGCTGCTGCATGCGGGCCATGCATTGGGCAGTGGAACAGGAGAGATATTAAAAAGGGTGATCCAAATACCATATTCACCACCTTTAACAGGAACTTCAGGGCCAGGAATGACGCCAACCCTGAGACTGTTGCATTCCTCACATCCCCTCTGCTTGCCACTGCTATAGCTCTCTCAGGTAAAACAGCCTTTAATCCTGAAACAGATAAACTCACAGCAGAGGATGGCACAGGCTTCATGCTTGAACCTCCAAACCCTCCCTCCCTCCCGGAAAAAGGGCTTGTTGAATCAAAGGAATATTTTATCGCACCGGATATTACAAAAGGGGCGGTTGACATAAAAATAGACCCCGCCTCTGACAGGCTTGAGCTTTTAAAACCCTTTGAAAAATGGGATGGAAAGGACTTTGCAAATCTCCCTCTGCTGGTAAAGACAAAGGGAAAGACCACAACCGACCATATCTCACCCGGCGGTGAATGGCTCAAATACAGGGGACACATAACCAATATCTCAAAAAATATGCTTATGGGCGCAGTAAACGCCTTTACAGGAGAGACTGGGCATGGGACAAATACAGTCACAGGAGAAAAGGGTGTCCCATTATATAAACTCGCCCTCTTTTACAGGGAGCAGACGGGCGGTTTTGTTATTGTGGGTGATGAGAACTATGGTGAGGGTTCAAGCCGTGAACATGCGGCCATGAGCCCCAGGTTTATGGGGGCAAAGGCGGTGATAACAAGGTCATTTGCACGTATTCATGAGGCAAACCTTAAGAAACAGGGGATACTACCCCTCACATTCAGCTCACCTTCGGATTATGAAAAGATAGAGGAGTCTGACAGGATAAGCCTTGTCGATTTGTCAGGTTTGAAGCCGGGTAAACCTGTAAAGGCATATGTTACAAGGAGAGATGGCTCAAGAATTGAACTCATGCTGAATCATACCATTACAGAAGAGCAGATAGGATGGTTCAGGGCTGGCTCTGCATTGAATGCATTTAAGGAGTGATCCCTTTGTTAAAGCAAAAGGTGGGGTATAATCCGCCGTCGCTAAAGCTATGGCGGGACAAGAACCCCAGCATATATTGGGGTTAACTGTTTTCGTAGGGTGGCGTTTTATATGCCACCAAAAATTAGACATCAATGTCAATACACCATTTTGTGTCTTGAAATATCAGTTGGGAACTATGACCAGTAAAAATCAACCACCTCCTGAAGAACAGCAACCATTTGATGAAGCGCCACCATTGATGGATGATTATTATGCGCCTCTCCCTGCATGGGAACAGTATGATAATTCGCCTCTAACAAAGGCGATAAATAAAGATCAATCAATAACAGGGGAAAAAGAGAAGGTAAAACCCTACCCGGTAAACCCT from Desulfatiglans sp. includes these protein-coding regions:
- a CDS encoding aconitate hydratase, translated to MNKNLTQNRAEKILDIKRKIVGRGLSYAEKLLFLHEADDEMNKTHVAGRDIIKLYPDRVAMQDATAQMAMLQFIQAQRNKSQVEATIHCDHLITAENGNDPDLEKAADTNREVYDFLATAALRYGIGFWGPGSGIIHQVLLENYAKPGLLMIGTDSHTPNAGGLGALAIGVGGADAAEVMAGLPWETTFPYIIGVRLKGRLKEWATAKDVILEMLKRLTVKGGTGCIFEYFGEGAQNLSVTQKATITNMGAELGATSSLFVYDDTMNAYLQNVGRYGDAEQTREFSDILKQDDVCLREPERVFHDIIDIDLDKIRPAHSGPYTPDRITAVSDFKELVSSEKWPEQVSAVLIGSCTNSSYSDLYAVAEILRQADEKGLKVKVPFLLSPGSLRIYETIKRDGILDTLTRAGAEIQAAACGPCIGQWNRRDIKKGDPNTIFTTFNRNFRARNDANPETVAFLTSPLLATAIALSGKTAFNPETDKLTAEDGTGFMLEPPNPPSLPEKGLVESKEYFIAPDITKGAVDIKIDPASDRLELLKPFEKWDGKDFANLPLLVKTKGKTTTDHISPGGEWLKYRGHITNISKNMLMGAVNAFTGETGHGTNTVTGEKGVPLYKLALFYREQTGGFVIVGDENYGEGSSREHAAMSPRFMGAKAVITRSFARIHEANLKKQGILPLTFSSPSDYEKIEESDRISLVDLSGLKPGKPVKAYVTRRDGSRIELMLNHTITEEQIGWFRAGSALNAFKE